Proteins co-encoded in one Desulfitobacterium hafniense DCB-2 genomic window:
- a CDS encoding nucleotidyltransferase family protein: protein MVMPVDISHYVLGHRERVKNEDQKREKFLAEAIYKAKQIAGELPRVFPGVEVYLFGSLTTEFYELTSDIDLAIKGLREEDYFKALKIAEEIGAPISVDLVQVEYAQETLQKNIEREGVKL, encoded by the coding sequence ATGGTGATGCCCGTGGATATTTCGCACTATGTGCTTGGACATAGAGAAAGAGTTAAGAATGAGGACCAAAAACGAGAGAAGTTTCTTGCTGAGGCTATATATAAGGCTAAGCAAATCGCTGGGGAATTACCCAGAGTCTTTCCTGGTGTAGAAGTTTATCTTTTTGGTTCGTTGACGACGGAGTTTTATGAATTGACTTCAGATATTGATCTTGCTATTAAAGGGCTCCGAGAAGAAGATTACTTCAAAGCACTCAAGATAGCTGAGGAAATTGGGGCACCTATTTCAGTCGATCTTGTGCAAGTGGAATATGCACAGGAAACCTTGCAAAAGAATATTGAACGAGAGGGTGTGAAATTATGA
- the rarD gene encoding EamA family transporter RarD, producing MEEKSSKTGVLSALAAYTAWGLLPIYWKTLQSVPAQEILAHRITWSFVFVALLVLYKKQWGKIRSVLRDRSKVLGLLLSALLVTSNWYIYIWAVNSNRVVEASLGYYFNPLIVVLMGIMVLGERIDRWQIASIVLACLGVLILALEYGKIPWISLGLATTFALYGLAKRLVAVDSLLGLTLETAVVTPIAIIYLWTAGANSGGTISHFGVPTLLLLMGAGIVTAIPLLWFAHAAKNVPFTTIGFIQYLSPTLSLVLGVFVYHEEFTSTHALSFGFIWLALAVYSVSRIVVFRKANLGVAHSLQGK from the coding sequence ATGGAAGAAAAATCGTCAAAAACCGGAGTGTTGTCTGCCTTGGCTGCTTACACAGCCTGGGGATTGCTGCCTATCTATTGGAAGACGTTGCAAAGTGTGCCGGCACAGGAAATTTTAGCTCATCGGATTACCTGGTCCTTTGTTTTCGTCGCCTTGTTGGTTCTGTATAAAAAGCAATGGGGTAAGATCAGAAGTGTACTCCGGGATCGCTCAAAAGTGTTGGGACTGCTGTTAAGCGCCTTGCTGGTCACATCCAACTGGTATATCTATATTTGGGCGGTAAACAGCAATAGAGTTGTGGAAGCAAGTCTTGGCTATTATTTTAATCCCCTGATCGTTGTTTTGATGGGGATTATGGTGCTGGGTGAACGGATCGATCGCTGGCAGATTGCGTCCATCGTTTTGGCATGCCTTGGGGTACTTATCCTTGCTTTGGAGTATGGAAAAATTCCCTGGATTTCCTTGGGTCTGGCGACAACCTTCGCTTTATATGGTTTGGCGAAACGGCTGGTGGCTGTGGACTCCTTGCTGGGCTTGACTTTAGAAACCGCCGTAGTTACACCTATTGCCATAATTTATCTTTGGACCGCAGGGGCAAACAGTGGGGGAACAATCAGTCATTTTGGTGTTCCAACCCTGCTGTTGCTCATGGGAGCGGGAATCGTGACGGCCATTCCCTTGTTATGGTTCGCCCATGCCGCCAAGAATGTGCCCTTTACAACGATAGGCTTTATTCAATATCTATCCCCTACGTTAAGCCTGGTGCTTGGCGTGTTCGTCTATCATGAGGAATTTACGTCGACTCATGCCTTGAGTTTCGGCTTTATTTGGTTGGCTTTAGCTGTCTATTCGGTTTCCAGGATAGTTGTTTTCCGCAAGGCCAATCTGGGTGTAGCTCATTCTTTACAGGGGAAATAA
- a CDS encoding methionine synthase: protein MFDSSSWQPRFLATGVGSLPYAQAETALSQIWKALPQAPHWPQLPQLGAESSFVGQYLKVLIETGCIGGFEQPRFQVDAPDWTERMAHFYEYYLHAEAGDPNALAEFGFTPEGGLGFNEFCDVLDQQGTQEALLLKGQLSGPVTLGMQITDPNRKAAYYDDFQRDILVKSLRCHARWQTKRLAQYGLPVLMSIDDPGLYAYGASTHLTLDRTVLIENINEVAEGILAEGGIPGAHVCAGMDWTLLFDSKIRVVNFDAYEYMTSMAVLAEPLERFLQKGGILSWGIVPTSAKAWGESAASLRERLETNIKELTKRGVSEDRLRSQSMLTPSCGTGTLDIELAERIYALLQELSTSYRD, encoded by the coding sequence ATGTTCGATTCATCCTCTTGGCAGCCCCGCTTCCTCGCCACAGGCGTAGGCAGTCTCCCCTATGCTCAAGCTGAAACAGCTTTAAGCCAGATATGGAAAGCCCTCCCCCAGGCACCTCATTGGCCCCAGCTCCCTCAACTGGGAGCAGAAAGCTCCTTTGTGGGGCAGTATCTAAAAGTGCTGATTGAAACAGGCTGTATTGGCGGATTTGAGCAGCCCCGTTTCCAAGTGGATGCCCCGGATTGGACGGAGCGGATGGCTCATTTTTACGAGTATTATCTTCATGCTGAAGCAGGGGATCCCAATGCCTTGGCCGAATTCGGCTTCACTCCGGAGGGAGGATTGGGATTCAATGAGTTTTGCGACGTACTTGACCAGCAAGGTACCCAGGAAGCCCTGCTCTTGAAGGGACAGTTAAGCGGCCCGGTAACCCTGGGCATGCAAATTACAGACCCCAACCGCAAAGCAGCCTACTATGACGACTTCCAACGGGATATCCTGGTTAAATCCCTGCGCTGTCACGCCCGCTGGCAGACGAAACGGCTGGCTCAGTACGGGCTGCCCGTCCTGATGTCCATCGATGACCCCGGCCTGTATGCTTATGGCGCCTCGACCCACCTGACTTTAGATCGAACTGTCTTGATCGAGAATATTAATGAAGTGGCCGAAGGAATTCTCGCCGAAGGCGGAATACCCGGGGCTCACGTTTGTGCCGGAATGGATTGGACCCTCCTCTTCGACTCCAAGATCAGGGTCGTCAACTTTGACGCCTATGAGTATATGACAAGTATGGCTGTCCTTGCCGAACCTCTGGAAAGATTTCTCCAGAAAGGCGGCATTCTCTCCTGGGGCATCGTTCCCACTTCAGCCAAAGCCTGGGGAGAATCGGCGGCGAGCCTCCGCGAGCGTCTGGAAACGAACATTAAAGAGCTAACCAAAAGAGGAGTCAGCGAAGACCGGCTGCGGTCACAAAGCATGCTTACCCCAAGCTGCGGTACCGGTACCTTGGACATTGAGCTGGCGGAAAGAATTTATGCTCTCCTCCAGGAGCTAAGTACATCCTATCGGGATTAA
- a CDS encoding GIY-YIG nuclease family protein, with protein sequence MEDKNCLKEKLKDLPEQPGVYLMQDSLGNIIYVGKAKNLKNRVSQYFYKQKDRDPKVEEMILRIADWEYRIVDTELDALLEECRLIKEIKPHYNRQMKNHQKYVYIKIPDESFPRLDIVQEREAGGGIYYGPFSSRHRVETAVEGLSDIFLIRKCSAPGRSKGGNGCLYRQLGTCVGVCTGKVSSEEYRERLDGVCQAIEAGDKGAMKELSSRMARAVEGLNFEMAARYREYLLGLRYIQGRQKFLKGTYRNKSLLALEQLDTEKKTVKVFLIKGNRVVTSRVLTWLDEDLKQFLREITQALADQPGCSRQLTQQEVDEAQILDSYLRKDRVISIPITQKALKQGAFVEDMLKRINLKRINEEEKKKGDNYGQEIL encoded by the coding sequence ATGGAGGATAAGAACTGCTTAAAAGAGAAATTAAAGGATCTGCCGGAGCAGCCGGGAGTTTATTTAATGCAGGATTCCTTGGGGAATATTATCTATGTGGGCAAAGCCAAGAACCTCAAGAACCGGGTCTCCCAATATTTTTATAAGCAAAAGGACCGGGACCCTAAAGTGGAGGAAATGATCCTGCGTATTGCGGATTGGGAGTACCGGATAGTGGATACAGAGCTGGATGCCCTCCTGGAAGAGTGCCGCCTGATTAAGGAAATCAAGCCTCATTACAACAGGCAGATGAAAAATCATCAGAAGTATGTCTACATCAAGATACCTGATGAAAGCTTTCCCAGGCTAGACATTGTTCAGGAGAGGGAAGCGGGCGGAGGGATATATTACGGCCCTTTCAGCAGCCGCCATCGGGTGGAAACCGCTGTGGAAGGTCTCAGTGATATCTTCTTAATCCGTAAATGTTCCGCCCCCGGCCGGAGCAAGGGAGGGAATGGCTGCTTGTACCGGCAGCTGGGCACCTGTGTCGGGGTGTGTACCGGGAAGGTCAGTTCTGAGGAATACAGGGAGAGGCTGGATGGAGTTTGCCAAGCGATTGAAGCCGGGGACAAGGGAGCCATGAAGGAGCTTAGCAGCCGGATGGCAAGAGCGGTCGAGGGGCTAAATTTTGAAATGGCTGCCCGTTATCGGGAGTATCTGCTGGGGTTACGCTATATACAAGGAAGACAAAAATTCCTCAAGGGTACATATCGCAATAAAAGCCTGCTGGCCCTTGAACAGTTGGACACTGAAAAAAAGACTGTCAAGGTCTTCCTGATCAAAGGAAATAGAGTAGTGACGAGCAGAGTGCTCACTTGGCTTGATGAGGATTTAAAGCAATTTCTCAGGGAAATCACTCAAGCCCTGGCGGACCAGCCAGGCTGTTCCCGACAGCTGACACAGCAGGAAGTGGACGAGGCTCAAATCCTTGATTCCTATCTCCGCAAAGACCGGGTTATCTCTATTCCCATTACCCAAAAAGCGCTGAAGCAAGGGGCGTTCGTTGAGGATATGCTCAAGCGGATTAATCTCAAGAGAATTAATGAAGAAGAGAAGAAAAAGGGGGATAATTATGGCCAGGAAATCCTTTAA